In one window of Rathayibacter caricis DSM 15933 DNA:
- a CDS encoding adenosine deaminase, whose translation MPDTTPLDRGAPPSAELHIHIEGTIEPEHIVEMARRNGVALPTEDIDALRARYAFTDLGSFLDLHYSNLTVLKTERDFFELATGYLDRAKLANVRRAEIFFDPQTHLGNGVALETVMAGLTRALGASLETHGISTDLIMCFLRDLGAEAADEMLTAILPYREHIIGVGLDSNEVGFGPELFVDVYARAAAEGLHLVAHAGEEGGPETVAATLELLKVERIDHGIRAMEDPAVVTMLRVQKVPVTVCPLSNVALRAVDTMKDHPLPEMLRQGLVATVSSDDPPYFGGYVDANYRALVEELGMDDEQLEQLALNSFDAAFISAEDRDRWKAEVRAHFGH comes from the coding sequence GTGCCCGACACCACTCCCCTCGATCGAGGAGCGCCGCCGAGCGCCGAGCTGCACATCCACATCGAGGGCACCATCGAGCCCGAGCACATCGTCGAGATGGCACGCCGCAACGGGGTCGCGCTGCCGACGGAGGACATCGACGCCCTCCGCGCCCGGTACGCGTTCACGGACCTCGGCTCGTTCCTCGACCTGCACTACTCGAACCTCACCGTGCTGAAGACCGAGCGCGACTTCTTCGAGCTGGCCACCGGCTACCTCGACCGCGCGAAGCTCGCGAACGTGCGGCGCGCCGAGATCTTCTTCGACCCGCAGACGCACCTGGGCAACGGAGTCGCGCTCGAGACGGTCATGGCCGGACTCACGCGCGCGCTCGGGGCGAGCCTGGAGACGCACGGGATCTCGACCGACCTCATCATGTGCTTCCTGCGCGATCTGGGCGCCGAGGCGGCCGACGAGATGCTGACGGCGATCCTCCCCTACCGCGAGCACATCATCGGAGTCGGGCTCGACTCGAACGAGGTCGGCTTCGGACCGGAGCTGTTCGTCGACGTCTACGCGCGGGCCGCGGCCGAAGGGCTGCACCTCGTCGCCCACGCCGGTGAGGAGGGCGGGCCCGAGACCGTGGCCGCGACCCTCGAGCTCCTGAAGGTCGAGCGGATCGACCACGGGATCCGCGCGATGGAGGACCCCGCCGTCGTGACGATGCTGCGGGTGCAGAAGGTGCCGGTCACCGTGTGCCCGCTGTCGAACGTGGCGCTGCGCGCGGTGGACACGATGAAGGACCACCCGCTGCCCGAGATGCTGCGCCAGGGACTCGTCGCGACGGTGTCGAGCGACGACCCGCCCTACTTCGGCGGCTACGTCGACGCGAACTACCGCGCGCTGGTCGAGGAGCTCGGCATGGACGACGAGCAGCTCGAGCAGCTCGCACTGAACTCGTTCGACGCCGCGTTCATCTCGGCCGAGGACCGCGACCGCTGGAAGGCGGAGGTCCGGGCGCACTTCGGGCACTGA
- a CDS encoding glutathione S-transferase family protein encodes MTDDDFGSYVEKNGFHRDTNYIPTRITADGSDGFPVEAGRYRLVVSRACPWANRAVIVRRLLGLEDALSMGICGPTHDKRSWTFDLDPGGVDPVLGIPRLQDAFLKRFPDYPRGITVPAIVDIPSGEVVTNDYPRMTLDFSTEWTAFHRDGAPELYPDHLRDEIDEVAELIFHDVNNGVYKCGFAGSQKAYERAYDALWARLDWLEERLSTQRYLVGDTITEADVRLFTTLARFDAVYYSHFKANRNLLSAMPALWGYARDLFATPGFGDTIDFTHIKSHYYEVQRDINPTGVVPKGPDLSGWRVPSHREELGGRPFGDGTPPPPPIPSERVPADHTV; translated from the coding sequence ATGACTGACGACGACTTCGGCTCCTACGTGGAGAAGAACGGGTTCCACCGCGACACGAACTACATCCCCACGCGGATCACCGCGGACGGGAGCGACGGCTTCCCTGTCGAGGCCGGCCGCTACCGCCTCGTGGTCTCGCGGGCTTGTCCGTGGGCGAACCGCGCCGTGATCGTCCGGCGCCTGCTCGGCCTCGAGGACGCCCTGTCGATGGGGATCTGCGGACCGACCCACGACAAGCGCAGCTGGACGTTCGACCTCGATCCCGGCGGCGTCGATCCGGTCCTCGGCATCCCGCGCCTGCAGGACGCGTTCCTGAAGCGCTTCCCCGACTACCCCCGCGGCATCACGGTGCCCGCGATCGTCGACATCCCCTCCGGCGAGGTGGTCACCAACGACTACCCGCGGATGACGCTCGACTTCTCGACCGAGTGGACCGCGTTCCACCGCGACGGGGCCCCCGAGCTCTACCCGGACCACCTCCGCGACGAGATCGACGAGGTCGCCGAGCTGATCTTCCACGACGTCAACAACGGCGTCTACAAGTGCGGGTTCGCCGGCTCGCAGAAGGCGTACGAGCGTGCCTACGACGCGCTCTGGGCCCGTCTCGACTGGCTCGAGGAGCGCCTCAGCACGCAGCGCTACCTCGTCGGCGACACGATCACCGAGGCGGATGTGCGCCTGTTCACGACGCTCGCCCGCTTCGACGCCGTCTACTACAGCCACTTCAAGGCGAACCGGAACCTGCTCTCGGCGATGCCCGCGCTCTGGGGCTACGCGCGCGACCTGTTCGCGACTCCGGGATTCGGCGACACCATCGACTTCACCCACATCAAGTCGCACTACTACGAGGTGCAGCGCGACATCAATCCGACCGGAGTGGTCCCCAAGGGCCCGGACCTGTCGGGCTGGCGGGTCCCGTCGCACCGCGAGGAGCTGGGCGGGCGTCCCTTCGGCGACGGCACTCCTCCGCCGCCCCCGATCCCCTCGGAGCGGGTGCCGGCCGACCACACCGTGTGA
- the gndA gene encoding NADP-dependent phosphogluconate dehydrogenase: protein MGSNLARNLASREGNTVAVFNRSYGRTETLITEHPEAGFVASETIEDFAASLATPRTAIIMVQAGRGTDAVIDQLTKVFEPGDIIVDGGNALFTDTIRREKAVRETGIHFVGTGISGGEEGALKGPSIMPGGSVESYKTLGPILSSIAAVAEGEPCVTHIGTDGAGHFVKMIHNGIEYADMQLIAEAYDLLRTVGGHEPAAIAEVFDAWNKGDLESYLIEITAEVLRQVDAETGSPFIDVVLDQAGSKGTGVWTVQNALDLGVPVGGIAEAVFARAVSSKPEQRAAVQNRVTSRPTPVALYDGFEDDVRAALYASKVVAYSQGFDAIIAGAEKYGWEIDKGAVAKIWRAGCIIRAQFLNRIVDAYAENAGISTLLEDPYFAEAVANGEAAWRRIVSTAALSGVPIPGFGAALSYYDSLASKRLPAALVQGQRDFFGAHTYQRGDKEGTFHTLWSGDRSEVEQDPSTH, encoded by the coding sequence ATGGGCTCGAACCTGGCCCGCAACCTCGCCAGCCGCGAGGGCAACACCGTCGCCGTCTTCAACCGCTCCTACGGGCGCACCGAGACGCTGATCACCGAGCACCCCGAGGCCGGCTTCGTCGCCTCGGAGACCATCGAGGACTTCGCCGCCTCGCTCGCCACTCCCCGCACGGCGATCATCATGGTCCAGGCCGGCCGCGGCACCGATGCCGTCATCGACCAGCTGACGAAGGTCTTCGAGCCCGGCGACATCATCGTCGACGGAGGCAACGCGCTCTTCACCGACACGATCCGCCGCGAGAAGGCGGTCCGCGAGACCGGCATCCACTTCGTCGGCACCGGCATCTCGGGCGGCGAGGAGGGCGCGCTCAAGGGCCCCTCGATCATGCCCGGCGGCTCGGTCGAGTCGTACAAGACCCTCGGCCCGATCCTCTCCTCGATCGCGGCGGTCGCCGAGGGCGAGCCCTGCGTCACCCACATCGGCACCGACGGCGCCGGCCACTTCGTCAAGATGATCCACAACGGCATCGAGTACGCCGACATGCAGCTCATCGCCGAGGCCTACGACCTCCTCCGCACCGTCGGCGGCCACGAGCCCGCCGCCATCGCCGAGGTCTTCGACGCGTGGAACAAGGGCGACCTCGAGTCGTACCTGATCGAGATCACCGCCGAGGTGCTGCGCCAGGTCGACGCCGAGACCGGCTCGCCGTTCATCGACGTCGTCCTCGACCAGGCCGGCTCCAAGGGCACCGGCGTCTGGACCGTGCAGAACGCGCTCGACCTGGGCGTGCCCGTCGGCGGCATCGCCGAGGCCGTCTTCGCGCGCGCCGTCTCGTCGAAGCCGGAGCAGCGCGCCGCGGTGCAGAACCGCGTCACCTCGCGTCCGACCCCCGTCGCCCTCTACGACGGCTTCGAGGACGACGTCCGCGCCGCCCTCTACGCCTCGAAGGTCGTCGCCTACTCGCAGGGCTTCGACGCGATCATCGCCGGAGCCGAGAAGTACGGCTGGGAGATCGACAAGGGCGCCGTCGCCAAGATCTGGCGCGCGGGCTGCATCATCCGCGCGCAGTTCCTCAACCGCATCGTCGACGCGTACGCCGAGAACGCGGGCATCTCGACCCTCCTCGAGGACCCGTACTTCGCCGAGGCCGTCGCGAACGGCGAGGCCGCCTGGCGCCGCATCGTCTCGACCGCCGCTCTCTCGGGCGTCCCGATCCCCGGCTTCGGAGCCGCGCTGTCCTACTACGACTCGCTCGCCTCGAAGCGCCTCCCCGCCGCCCTCGTGCAGGGGCAGCGCGACTTCTTCGGCGCGCACACCTACCAGCGCGGCGACAAGGAGGGCACCTTCCACACGCTGTGGTCGGGCGACCGCTCCGAGGTCGAGCAGGACCCGTCGACGCACTGA
- the pth gene encoding aminoacyl-tRNA hydrolase: protein MGDTWLVVGLGNPGAQYARNRHNVGQMVLDELASRIGGSFRRHTRANATVAEGFLRPGGPKLVLGKPNSFMNLSGGPTSQLLDFYSLAPERLIVVHDELDIPFDTLRLKQGGGHGGHNGIRDILAATDGADFLRVRVGIGRPPGRQPAADFVLKDFAGPERETLPILLQDAADAVELIADSGLAAAQLKFHTSA, encoded by the coding sequence ATGGGCGACACCTGGCTCGTCGTCGGGCTCGGCAACCCGGGCGCGCAGTACGCGCGCAACCGGCACAACGTGGGCCAGATGGTGCTCGACGAGCTCGCGTCGCGGATCGGCGGCTCGTTCCGCCGGCACACGCGCGCGAACGCGACGGTGGCCGAGGGGTTCCTCCGCCCCGGCGGCCCCAAGCTCGTGCTCGGCAAGCCGAACAGCTTCATGAACCTCTCGGGCGGCCCGACCTCGCAGCTGCTCGACTTCTACTCCCTGGCTCCCGAGCGCCTGATCGTCGTGCACGACGAGCTCGACATCCCGTTCGACACCCTGCGCTTGAAGCAGGGCGGCGGTCACGGCGGCCACAACGGCATCCGCGACATCCTCGCCGCGACCGACGGAGCCGACTTCCTCCGCGTGCGCGTGGGCATCGGCCGCCCGCCCGGTCGCCAGCCCGCCGCCGACTTCGTCCTGAAGGACTTCGCCGGCCCCGAGCGCGAGACCCTGCCGATCCTTCTGCAGGACGCCGCCGACGCCGTCGAGCTGATCGCCGACTCCGGCCTCGCCGCCGCCCAGCTGAAGTTCCACACGAGCGCCTAG
- the mfd gene encoding transcription-repair coupling factor, producing MPLNEIISALSRASTFDDALAYAVRDADFSVTDGLRVPLLAGLLERRAEAGRPQAALVVTATGRDSENIRASLSCVMPDADVVEFPAWETLPHERLSPSAEIVGRRLDALRRMKTWTAEKPLVVVASVRAALQPVADNLADIAPIRLVKGTRGYDLGRISAELVDLAYARVDMVTRRGEFAVRGGILDVFPAVAEHPSRIDFFGDEVDSIRAFSVADQRSLPGESDSVVLPPSRELLLVPAVRQRAREMLHEFPSLSAMLAKIAEGIPVEGMESLAPALLERLVPISHYLPEGAAVAVLAPERVATRAISLAETNREFLQAAWSAATAGAEAPIDLASGEFIPLGALRDSVKFSAPGAAAPDHPWWTMSTFRQGPAAGEAEVLPEDLGIDEILAVRVEGEPVPGFGANVEGALAHVRSRLADGWTVVLTAPGTGTVERTDQVLAEHEVAARIVADLPGEVESGLAYVLQASVDHGFEVPEAKLALLTDTEFYGRTVGYDSRAVKKLASRRKNVVDPLQLTPGDHVVHATHGIGRFVELSQREVSSGGRNAVKTKREYLVLEYAPSKRGFPGDKLLVPTDQLDLLSRYVGGEAPALSKMGGSDWAQAKSKARRAVRDIAVELVKLYSARMASPGHAFPPDTPWQRELEEAFPFAETPDQLTVIDEVKADMERPIPMDRLLSGDVGFGKTEVAVRAAFKAIQDGKQVAMLVPTTLLVRQHLETFQERFAGFPVHLRALSRFQSAKESKETIDGLADGTVDMVIATHRLLSDNIVFKDLGLLVIDEEQRFGVEHKEKLKALKKNVDILSMSATPIPRTLEMAVTGIREMSTLATPPEERHPILTFVGPYSEKQVGAAIRRELLREGQVFFVHNRVSTINRVASQLAELVPEARIAVAHGKLSEAQLERIIVDFWERKFDVLVSTTIVETGLDIPNANTLIVDRADKYGLSQLHQLRGRVGRGRERAYAYLLYDETKPLSETAHDRLQTLAANTDLGGGMQIALKDLEIRGAGNLLGGEQSGHIQGVGFDLYLRMIGEAVDTFRGDVAEGQTELRLELPVDARIPEEYVDSERLRLEAYQKLSAASSPTAKEGSVELVVEELTDRYGELPEAVENLILVSRLRMRAQKAGLSDVVAMGSNVRVAPAHLADSIQVRLRRMYPSAKYLQQANAVVVPMPVIDGVPLNDRALIDWVANLLEALFPEPAAVAS from the coding sequence GTGCCCCTCAACGAGATCATCTCGGCGCTTTCGCGCGCCTCCACGTTCGACGACGCACTGGCGTACGCGGTGCGCGACGCCGACTTCTCCGTCACCGACGGCCTCCGGGTCCCGCTGCTCGCGGGGCTGCTCGAGCGCCGGGCGGAGGCGGGCCGCCCGCAGGCCGCGCTCGTCGTGACCGCGACGGGCCGCGACTCCGAGAACATCCGCGCCTCGCTCAGCTGCGTGATGCCCGACGCCGACGTCGTCGAGTTCCCCGCGTGGGAGACGCTGCCGCACGAACGGCTGAGCCCGAGCGCCGAGATCGTCGGCCGCCGCCTCGACGCGCTGCGGCGCATGAAGACCTGGACGGCCGAGAAGCCGCTGGTCGTCGTCGCCTCCGTCCGGGCCGCCCTGCAGCCGGTCGCCGACAACCTCGCCGACATCGCGCCGATCCGCCTGGTGAAGGGCACGCGCGGCTACGACCTCGGCCGCATCTCGGCCGAGCTGGTCGACCTCGCCTACGCGCGCGTCGACATGGTCACGCGGCGCGGCGAGTTCGCCGTCCGCGGCGGCATCCTCGACGTCTTCCCCGCCGTGGCCGAGCACCCGAGCCGCATCGACTTCTTCGGCGACGAGGTCGACTCGATCCGCGCCTTCTCGGTGGCCGACCAGCGCTCGCTGCCCGGCGAGTCCGACTCCGTCGTGCTGCCGCCCAGCCGCGAGCTGCTGCTCGTCCCGGCGGTCCGCCAGCGTGCACGCGAGATGCTGCACGAGTTCCCGAGCCTCTCGGCCATGCTCGCGAAGATCGCCGAGGGCATCCCCGTGGAGGGCATGGAGTCGCTCGCGCCGGCGCTGCTCGAGCGCCTGGTGCCGATCTCGCACTACCTCCCCGAGGGCGCGGCGGTGGCCGTGCTGGCCCCCGAGCGCGTCGCCACCCGCGCCATCAGCCTCGCCGAGACGAACCGCGAGTTCCTCCAGGCCGCCTGGAGCGCCGCGACCGCCGGAGCCGAGGCGCCGATCGACCTCGCCTCGGGCGAGTTCATCCCGCTGGGCGCCCTGCGCGACTCGGTGAAGTTCAGCGCCCCCGGCGCCGCCGCTCCCGACCACCCGTGGTGGACCATGAGCACCTTCCGCCAGGGCCCCGCCGCGGGCGAGGCCGAGGTTCTCCCCGAGGACCTGGGCATCGACGAGATCCTCGCCGTCCGCGTCGAGGGCGAGCCCGTGCCCGGCTTCGGCGCCAACGTCGAGGGAGCGCTCGCGCACGTCCGCTCGCGCCTCGCCGACGGCTGGACCGTCGTTCTGACCGCGCCCGGCACGGGCACCGTCGAGCGCACCGATCAGGTGCTCGCCGAGCACGAGGTCGCGGCACGCATCGTCGCCGATCTGCCCGGCGAGGTCGAGTCCGGTCTCGCCTACGTGCTCCAGGCGTCCGTCGACCACGGCTTCGAGGTCCCGGAGGCGAAGCTCGCGCTGCTCACCGACACCGAGTTCTACGGACGCACCGTCGGCTACGACTCCCGCGCCGTCAAGAAGCTCGCGTCGCGCCGCAAGAACGTCGTCGATCCGCTGCAGCTCACCCCCGGCGACCACGTCGTGCACGCCACGCACGGCATCGGGCGCTTCGTCGAGCTCTCGCAGCGCGAGGTCTCGAGCGGCGGACGCAACGCGGTGAAGACCAAGCGCGAGTACCTCGTGCTCGAGTACGCGCCGAGCAAGCGCGGCTTCCCCGGCGACAAGCTCCTGGTGCCCACCGATCAGCTCGACCTGCTCTCGCGCTACGTCGGCGGAGAGGCGCCGGCGCTGAGCAAGATGGGCGGCAGCGACTGGGCCCAGGCCAAGAGCAAGGCGCGCCGCGCCGTCCGCGACATCGCCGTCGAGCTCGTGAAGCTCTACTCCGCCCGCATGGCGTCGCCCGGCCACGCGTTCCCGCCGGACACCCCGTGGCAGCGCGAGCTCGAAGAGGCGTTCCCCTTCGCCGAGACGCCCGACCAGCTGACCGTGATCGACGAGGTGAAGGCCGACATGGAGCGGCCGATCCCGATGGACCGCCTGCTCTCGGGCGACGTGGGCTTCGGCAAGACCGAGGTCGCCGTGCGCGCCGCGTTCAAGGCGATCCAGGACGGCAAGCAGGTCGCGATGCTCGTGCCGACGACGCTGCTCGTGCGCCAGCACCTCGAGACCTTCCAGGAGCGCTTCGCCGGATTCCCGGTGCACCTGCGCGCCCTGAGCCGCTTCCAGAGCGCGAAGGAGTCGAAGGAGACGATCGACGGACTGGCCGACGGCACCGTCGACATGGTCATCGCGACCCACCGCCTCCTCTCGGACAACATCGTCTTCAAAGACCTCGGCCTCCTCGTGATCGACGAGGAGCAGCGCTTCGGCGTCGAGCACAAGGAGAAGCTGAAGGCGCTGAAGAAGAACGTCGACATCCTCTCGATGAGCGCGACCCCCATCCCGCGCACCCTCGAGATGGCCGTCACGGGCATCCGCGAGATGTCGACGCTGGCGACCCCGCCCGAGGAGCGGCACCCGATCCTCACCTTCGTCGGTCCCTACTCCGAGAAGCAGGTCGGCGCCGCGATCCGCCGCGAGCTGCTCCGCGAGGGCCAGGTGTTCTTCGTGCACAACCGCGTCTCGACGATCAACCGCGTGGCCTCCCAGCTCGCCGAGCTGGTGCCGGAGGCGCGCATCGCGGTGGCGCACGGCAAGCTGAGCGAGGCGCAGCTCGAGCGCATCATCGTCGACTTCTGGGAGCGCAAGTTCGACGTCCTCGTCTCGACGACCATCGTCGAGACCGGCCTCGACATCCCGAACGCGAATACCCTGATCGTCGATCGGGCCGACAAGTACGGGCTCTCGCAGCTCCACCAGCTGCGCGGACGCGTGGGTCGCGGCCGCGAGCGCGCCTACGCCTACCTGCTCTACGACGAGACGAAGCCGCTCAGCGAGACGGCGCACGACCGTCTGCAGACCCTCGCCGCCAACACCGATCTCGGCGGCGGCATGCAGATCGCGCTGAAAGACCTCGAGATCCGCGGAGCGGGCAACCTGCTCGGCGGCGAGCAGTCCGGCCACATCCAGGGCGTCGGCTTCGACCTCTACCTGCGGATGATCGGCGAGGCCGTCGACACCTTCCGCGGCGACGTCGCCGAGGGCCAGACCGAGCTGCGGCTCGAGCTGCCGGTCGACGCGCGGATCCCCGAGGAGTACGTCGACAGCGAGCGGCTGCGCCTCGAGGCGTACCAGAAGCTCTCGGCCGCGTCGTCGCCCACCGCGAAGGAGGGCAGCGTCGAGCTGGTCGTCGAGGAGCTCACCGACCGCTACGGCGAGCTGCCCGAGGCGGTCGAGAACCTGATCCTCGTGTCACGCCTGCGGATGCGCGCCCAGAAGGCCGGGCTCAGCGACGTCGTCGCGATGGGCTCGAACGTCCGGGTCGCCCCGGCGCATCTCGCCGACTCGATCCAGGTCCGGCTGCGCCGGATGTACCCGAGCGCCAAGTACCTGCAGCAGGCGAACGCCGTGGTCGTGCCGATGCCCGTCATCGATGGCGTCCCGCTCAACGACCGCGCGCTCATCGACTGGGTCGCGAACCTGCTCGAGGCGCTCTTCCCCGAGCCGGCCGCGGTCGCGAGCTGA
- a CDS encoding ABC transporter ATP-binding protein yields the protein MPLLARRRRSAPAPVSAPLVRLREVAVRTAEAELLAPLSLEVEPGEVVAVTGPNGSGKTTLLRVIAGLTAPTAGTAEVAGAPVDERSREHRRRVAALVGTPPFERDLTLEEHLAMVALSWGATLDAAREGAVQGLDSLRLLALARRFPHELSSGQTQLFSLALVLARPSEVLLLDEPEQRLDVDRVPLAVEVLREAARDRAVLIATHSPLVTDGLATRELRLGRR from the coding sequence ATGCCGCTGCTCGCCCGCCGCCGCCGCTCCGCACCCGCGCCTGTGAGCGCTCCGCTCGTCCGACTCCGAGAGGTCGCCGTGCGGACGGCCGAGGCCGAGCTGCTCGCACCGCTCTCGCTGGAGGTCGAGCCGGGCGAGGTCGTCGCCGTCACGGGCCCCAACGGCAGCGGGAAGACGACCCTGCTCCGCGTGATCGCCGGGCTCACCGCTCCCACCGCCGGCACCGCCGAGGTCGCGGGCGCTCCGGTCGACGAGCGCTCCCGCGAGCACCGGCGCCGCGTCGCCGCTCTCGTCGGCACCCCGCCGTTCGAGCGCGACCTCACCCTCGAGGAGCACCTCGCGATGGTCGCGCTGTCGTGGGGTGCGACGCTCGACGCAGCCCGCGAGGGTGCCGTCCAGGGCCTCGACTCCCTCAGACTCCTGGCCCTCGCCCGCCGCTTCCCGCACGAGCTCTCCTCGGGCCAGACCCAGCTCTTCTCCCTCGCGCTCGTGCTCGCCCGACCGAGCGAGGTGCTCCTGCTCGACGAGCCGGAGCAGCGTCTCGACGTCGACCGCGTGCCGCTCGCGGTCGAGGTGCTGCGCGAGGCGGCACGCGATCGCGCGGTGCTCATCGCCACGCACAGCCCACTGGTGACCGACGGCCTCGCCACGCGCGAGCTCCGGCTGGGTCGCCGATGA
- a CDS encoding 50S ribosomal protein L25/general stress protein Ctc — protein sequence MAELTNKVVAELRTSFGKGAARKIRAQDKIPAVLYGHGTEPQHVTLPGHQVLLLTRKANAILELDIDGTPQTTLVKDIQRDPVRQIIEHIDLVVIQLGEKVSVDIPVHVEGEAAPGTLVSIDANTLSLEVDATKIPQSIVISVEGLEAGTQIAAGDVVLPDGATLVTEADVLVVNVTAEVEQDLGDEDETPASGDVVAETAE from the coding sequence ATGGCTGAACTCACCAACAAGGTCGTCGCGGAGCTCCGCACCTCGTTCGGCAAGGGAGCGGCGCGCAAGATCCGCGCCCAGGACAAGATCCCCGCGGTCCTCTACGGCCACGGCACCGAGCCCCAGCACGTCACGCTGCCGGGCCACCAGGTCCTGCTGCTGACCCGCAAGGCGAACGCGATCCTCGAGCTCGACATCGACGGCACCCCCCAGACCACCCTGGTCAAGGACATCCAGCGCGACCCGGTGCGCCAGATCATCGAGCACATCGACCTCGTGGTCATCCAGCTCGGCGAGAAGGTCTCGGTCGACATCCCCGTGCACGTCGAGGGCGAGGCCGCTCCCGGCACGCTCGTGTCGATCGACGCCAACACCCTCTCGCTCGAGGTCGACGCCACCAAGATCCCGCAGAGCATCGTCATCTCGGTCGAGGGCCTCGAGGCCGGCACGCAGATCGCCGCCGGCGACGTCGTGCTGCCCGACGGCGCCACCCTCGTCACCGAGGCGGACGTGCTCGTCGTCAACGTCACCGCCGAGGTCGAGCAGGACCTGGGCGACGAGGACGAGACCCCGGCCTCGGGCGACGTCGTCGCCGAGACCGCCGAGTAG